The following proteins are encoded in a genomic region of Brachypodium distachyon strain Bd21 chromosome 1, Brachypodium_distachyon_v3.0, whole genome shotgun sequence:
- the LOC100841971 gene encoding acyl-CoA-binding domain-containing protein 1 → MGLQEEFEEHAEKAKTLPDTTTNENKLLLYGLYKQATVGPVNTARPGFFDLKGKAKWDAWKVLEGKSKEEAMTDYITKVKQLLEEATAAAASTS, encoded by the exons ATGGGCTTGCAG GAGGAGTTTGAGGAGCACGCGGAGAAGGCCAAGACCTTGCCTGACACGACCACCAACGAGAACAAGCTGCTGCTCTATGGGCTCTACAAGCAGGCCACCGTCGGCCCAGTCAACACCG CCCGGCCCGGCTTTTTCGACCTCAAGGGAAAGGCCAAATGGGATGCTTGGAAGGTCCTCGAAG GTAAATCCAAAGAGGAAGCGATGACTGACTACATCACCAAGGTGAagcagctgctggaggaggctactgctgctgctgcatccaCTTCATAG
- the LOC100838250 gene encoding superoxide dismutase [Fe] 1, chloroplastic, which yields MAFAAPVGAGGGILSLALSASSSSSSASFLLLRSGADSRSRQRGRLRRFAAPQRGGARGESGRRWSSHISRCANDANVVTGDDTANVATDVEVDQVADAEGDTTDAPDSLNPDDVASVAWIKQQPLPYPTDALEPYISKETVEQHWGVHQHKHVERLNGMIDGSEWQGMSLGKMMLSSFNEGREPPQAPFFHAAQIWNHDFYWRSMKPGGGGKPPERLLKFISRDFGSYDGMIQQFMDAALTQFGSGWVWLSYKGSKLPHVNSKSPIPSDNVGRLVISKTPNAVNPLVWGHSPLLAIDVWEHAYYLDYENRRAEYVSAILEKLVSWEMVESRLRKAVVRAIERDGHPNMKQRRKQLVSQAKTRHGDASTSGQARRRPRSQDQQHASGSLSMAGEAVRN from the exons ATGGCGTTCGCCGCACCGGTGGGGGCGGGAGGCGGCATCCTCTCCCTCGCGCTCTCCGCCTCTTCAAGCTCCAGCTCGGcatccttcctcctcctccgctccggCGCCGACTCCCGGTCCCGGCAGCGCGggaggctccgccgcttcgcCGCCCCACAGAGAGGTGGCGCCAGG GGAGAGAGCGGGAGAAGATGGAGTTCCCACATATCTCGCTGCGCCAATGACGCCAATGTGGTGACCGGGGACGATACAGCAAATGTTGCTACTGATGTTGAAGTGGACCAAGTTGCCGATGCTGAAGGTGATACCACCGATGCGCCCGATTCCTTGAACCCTGACGATGTTGCTTCGGTTGCCTGGATAAAGCAGCAACCTCTCCCTTATCCCACG GATGCTCTGGAACCATACATAAGCAAGGAGACAGTGGAGCAACACTGGGGTGTTCATCAGCACAAGCACGTGGAGAGGCTCAACGGCATGATCGATGGCAGCGAGTGGCAGGGGATGTCACTTGGGAAGATGATGCTCTCCTCATTCAACGAGGGCAGGGAGCCACCCCAGGCTCCCTTCTTCCATGCCGCACAG ATATGGAACCATGATTTCTATTGGCGATCAATGAAACCTGGCGGTGGGGGCAAGCCCCCGGAACGACTTCTCAAGTTCATCAGCAGGGACTTTGGATCCTATGACGGCATGATCCAACAATTCATGGATGCTGCATTAACTCAATTTGGTTCTGGATGGGTTTGGCTTTCTT ACAAAGGGAGCAAGTTGCCTCATGTGAATTCAAAAAGCCCAATCCCATCTGACAATGTTGGTAGGCTGGTCATCTCAAAAACTCCAAATGCTGTTAATCCTCTTGTCTGGGGTCACTCT CCGCTCCTTGCAATCGATGTTTGGGAG CACGCGTACTACCTGGATTACGAG AACCGAAGGGCTGAGTACGTCTCCGCAATTCTAGAGAAGCTTGTGTCATGGGAAATGGTGGAGTCCAGGCTCAGGAAAGCCGTCGTGAGAGCAATAGAAAGAGATGGCCACCCCAACATGAAGCAGCGAAGGAAGCAACTTGTATCCCAGGCGAAAACCCGTCACGGAGATGCAAGCACCAGCGGTCAGGCAAGAAGGCGACCAAGAAGTCAGGATCAGCAGCACGCCTCAGGGAGCCTGTCAATGGCAGGTGAGGCGGTGCGGAATTGA
- the LOC100842268 gene encoding uncharacterized protein LOC100842268 codes for MEMEGRGLSDLFRNTSEEIFLKAVMENSIGVAAAPSMEMMGFRNMSQSFREDSEELFNSWLMNGEIPGFGHLNNRPRQPSRLSSEVAGIQQHGLQQQDISQQNFLTENIIPENSVVPPEYTTNHNQQPLRNAAEKGMQASDILLAKAWFHCTQPMTRSRSSELRRRYAAMQSNLAPIVTGTHKATDQLRLDFTNVNSANSTPRGNTPIQTPTFISPSCSSTSPLDSPHMVAQDTVTSVVSMLKDTLERKKLGSPANRDASHGSSFGFYDNQQFQHNILGGTNIFPLVTTAHAQDSLMLPEVERPMEPNTGNFVAPTNQVWISAVSREPSQSGSSTAMTAQSAGFEVCDELPPMGQALSVCESTRRNAANGTSDCRSTGKDYRERVLKDNLKDDRKKVSLTRMGSISSEQAVDKGDPTKKRRVERTRKMAEAKERSSTPVIPSDMQAVLKRCDNLEKEVRSLKLNLSFMNRKDSEQTKQIEDLQKQNEDLAEEKERLLEEIERIASDSTT; via the exons atggagatggaggggaGGGGCCTGTCTGACCTGTTCAGGAACACCAGTGAGGAGATCTTTCTGAAGGCGGTGATGGAGAACTCGATCGGAGTGGCAGCGGCACCGAGCATGGAGATGATGGGGTTCAGAAACATGTCGCAAAGTTTCAGAGAAGACAGCGAGGAGTTGTTCAACAGCTGGCTTATGAATGGAGAG ATTCCAGGCTTTGGTCACCTGAATAATCGGCCTCGGCAACCTTCTAG GTTGTCATCAGAAGTGGCTGGTATTCAACAACATGGTCTTCAACAACAGGACATTTCACAACAAAATTTTCTCACCGAAAACATAATTCCAGAGAACTCTGTGGTTCCTCCTGAATACACGACTAACCATAACCAGCAACCGCTTAG GAATGCAGCAGAGAAAGGAATGCAAGCCAGTGATATACTTTTGGCAAAG GCCTGGTTCCACTGCACTCAACCAATGACTAGAAGCAGATCTTCAGAACTGAG GAGGAGGTATGCTGCGATGCAAAGTAATTTGGCACCAATAGTGACAGGAACACATAAAGCAACTGACCAATTGAGACTAGATTTCACAAACGTAAACTCCGCTAACAGTACCCCAAGGGGCAACACACCCATTCAGACCCCAACATTTATATCTCCTTCATGTTCATCGACGTCCCCTTTGGATAGTCCGCATATGGTAGCACAAGATACCGTTACCTCAGTTGTTAGCATGCTCAAGGATACGCTCGAGCGCAAGAAGCTCGGTAGCCCTGCCAACAGAGACGCCTCACATGGCAGTTCTTTTGGGTTTTACGACAATCAGCAGTTCCAACACAACATTCTTGGAGGAACAAACATCTTTCCCCTGGTGACAACAGCCCATGCTCAGGACTCCCTGATGCTTCCTGAAGTCGAGAGACCCATGGAACCAAACACTGGGAACTTTGTTGCTCCTACGAACCAGGTTTGGATCAGTGCAGTGTCCCGGGAGCCCTCACAGAGTGGATCATCTACCGCTATGACGGCCCAGTCAGCTGGGTTTGAAGTATGTGATGAGCTACCTCCCATGGGTCAAGCACTGTCTGTGTGTGAGAGCACTAGGAGAAATGCTGCAAATGGGACATCTGACTGTAGATCAACAGGCAAAG ACTACAGAGAGAGGGTACTAAAAGATAATCTGAAGGATGACAGAAAG AAAGTGAGCCTGACTCGAATGGGATCCATCTCATCAGAACAAGCAG TTGATAAAGGAGATCCCACGAAGAAACGCAGGGTAGAGCGCACACGCAA AATGGCAGAAGCAAAGGAACGAAGTTCAACGCCAGTAATACCATCCGACATGCAAGCGGTACTTAAGCGCTGCGACAATCTAGAGAAGGAGGTCCGGTCGCTAAAGCTTAACTTGTCATTCATGAATCG GAAGGACTCAGAACAGACAAAGCAGATCGAGGACCTTCAGAAGCAAAACGAAGACCTGGCGGAAGAGAAGGAGCGGCTGCTAGAGGAGATCGAACGAATCGCCTCTGATTCCACCACATAA
- the LOC100838750 gene encoding uncharacterized protein LOC100838750, with product MVVALGPGRFYGSGLPRPRVFPGDRVDPPAPVTDPLLAWAREAHWSMGGLSSKRLRLQGRIEGNLVKLRRTARRDARVSAKASLAKSRAAGVKPASLDPLGPDDDAELTDDEEDVKAQEKAMRREVVDDDEDSESGESDEEEEVALVTIAAAAARRRKRARKLVEEFDRAAAPQEEGGRKKKQSAVAPAKKSLKKNGVPVKDSVPAAEAPVVKKSLKRKAAEVVAAAPRRTSPRSKN from the coding sequence ATGGTGGTCGCGCTGGGACCCGGACGGTTCTACGGCAGCGGGCTCCCGCGGCCCCGCGTCTTCCCCGGCGACCGCGTggacccgccggcgccggtcaCCGACCCGCTCCTGGCCTGGGCGCGCGAGGCGCACTGGAGCATGGGCGGGCTCTCCTCCaagcgcctccgcctccagggCCGCATCGAGGGCAACCTCGTCAAGCTCCGCCGCACCGCGCGCCGCGacgctagggtttcggccaAGGCCAGTCTGGCGAagtcccgcgccgccggggtGAAGCCCGCCTCGCTGGATCCCCTCGGccccgacgacgacgccgagttgacggacgacgaggaggacgtcAAGGCCCAGGAGAAGGCCATGAGGCGCGAGgtcgtggacgacgacgaggactcGGAGTCCGGCGAgtcggacgaggaggaggaggtggcgctcgtcaccatcgccgccgccgccgccaggaggaggaagcgcgcgaggAAGCTCGTCGAAGAGTTCGAccgcgccgcggcgccgcaggaggagggcgggaggaagaagaagcaatcCGCCGTGGCTCCAGCGAAGAAGTCTCTGAAGAAGAACGGTGTTCCCGTGAAGGATTCTGTTCCGGCTGCTGAAGCTCCGGTGGTGAAGAAGTCACTGAAGAGGAAGGCTGCAGAGGTAGTGGCTGCTGCGCCTAGGAGGACCTCGCCCAGGTCCAAGAACTGA
- the LOC100843192 gene encoding uncharacterized protein LOC100843192 isoform X2, producing the protein MEMLFSTFLGDSASSENFFGHPDVERCPFLKNIDGATTFSFSSALPVAARGGKGPIFEDGPGFESAFKLFHGKDGIVPLSGRSYVPDENRSEGVDVQPEPALPFNPLAARAATISLSAFGPFGFNFFNGKGKKQNKKPNNLDQSQKKPNNPDKNLKKGGNPPSHEALSDEWLENGQCPLARSYRAMSGVLPLVAKALQPPAGMKIKCPPAIVAARAALARTALVKSLRPQPLPAKMVAIAMLGMAANIPLGVWREHTKKFSPQWFAAVHAAVPFIAMLRKSVNMPRTAMAFTIAASIVGQTIGSRAERIRLKALAAKSTADPTATNTTMYPNKNGNCSDAEGKAWDPLALKMAGSASTGAPAPTPSMCF; encoded by the exons ATGGAAATGTTGTTCAGCACCTTTCTCGGTGATTCAGCATCTTCAGAGAACTTTTTTGGTCATCCGGATGTTGAGAGGTGCCCATTCCTGAAGAACATCGATGGAGCTACAactttttcattttcttctgcTTTGCCAGTAGCG GCCCGAGGAGGCAAGGGTCCAATCTTTGAGGATGGACCTGGCTTTGAATCAGCATTCAAGCTTTTCCATGGAAAGGATGGGATAGTCCCCCTCTCAGGAAGATCATATGTGCCCGATGAGAACCGCAGTGAGGGCGTTGATGTCCAGCCTGAACCTGCTCTGCCATTTAATCCGTTGGCTGCTAGAGCTGCTACAATAAGTCTGTCAGCGTTTGGTCCATTCGGTTTTAACTTCTTCAATGGCAAGGGCAAAAAGCAGAACAAGAAGCCCAACAATCTTGACCAGTCTCAGAAGAAGCCCAACAACCCGGATAAAAATTTGAAG AAAGGAGGCAACCCACCGTCACACGAGGCATTGAGCGACGAATGGCTAGAAAATGGTCAGTGTCCACTTGCCAGGTCTTATCGGGCAATGAGTGGTGTTTTGCCCCTTGTTGCCAAGGCCTTACAGCCACCGGCTGGTATGAAGATCAAGTGCCCGCCTGCTATTGTTGCTGCTCGGGCAGCCCTTGCACGCACAGCTCTTGTGAAGTCCCTCCGTCCCCAGCCCCTGCCTGCAAAGATGGTAGCCATCGCAATGCTCGGAATGGCAGCAAACATCCCTCTAGGGGTGTGGCGTGAGCACACCAAGAAATTCTCCCCTCAGTGGTTTGCAGCCGTCCATGCTGCCGTTCCATTCATCGCAATGCTGAGGAAGTCTGTCAACATGCCCAGGACCGCGATGGCATTCACCATAGCAGCCTCCATCGTCGGCCAGACTATCGGGTCGAGGGCCGAGCGCATCCGCCTGAAGGCTCTGGCTGCAAAGAGCACCGCCGATCCCACCGCCACAAACACCACTATGTATCCGAACAAGAACGGCAACTGCAGCGATGCTGAGGGCAAGGCATGGGATCCTCTCGCGCTGAAGATGGCTGGCTCTGCTTCTACCGGCGCTCCGGCACCAACGCCTAGCATGTGCTTCTAA
- the LOC100843192 gene encoding uncharacterized protein LOC100843192 isoform X1 codes for MEMLFSTFLGDSASSENFFGHPDVERCPFLKNIDGATTFSFSSALPVAARGGKGPIFEDGPGFESAFKLFHGKDGIVPLSGRSYVPDENRSEGVDVQPEPALPFNPLAARAATISLSAFGPFGFNFFNGKGKKQNKKPNNLDQSQKKPNNPDKNLKQKGGNPPSHEALSDEWLENGQCPLARSYRAMSGVLPLVAKALQPPAGMKIKCPPAIVAARAALARTALVKSLRPQPLPAKMVAIAMLGMAANIPLGVWREHTKKFSPQWFAAVHAAVPFIAMLRKSVNMPRTAMAFTIAASIVGQTIGSRAERIRLKALAAKSTADPTATNTTMYPNKNGNCSDAEGKAWDPLALKMAGSASTGAPAPTPSMCF; via the exons ATGGAAATGTTGTTCAGCACCTTTCTCGGTGATTCAGCATCTTCAGAGAACTTTTTTGGTCATCCGGATGTTGAGAGGTGCCCATTCCTGAAGAACATCGATGGAGCTACAactttttcattttcttctgcTTTGCCAGTAGCG GCCCGAGGAGGCAAGGGTCCAATCTTTGAGGATGGACCTGGCTTTGAATCAGCATTCAAGCTTTTCCATGGAAAGGATGGGATAGTCCCCCTCTCAGGAAGATCATATGTGCCCGATGAGAACCGCAGTGAGGGCGTTGATGTCCAGCCTGAACCTGCTCTGCCATTTAATCCGTTGGCTGCTAGAGCTGCTACAATAAGTCTGTCAGCGTTTGGTCCATTCGGTTTTAACTTCTTCAATGGCAAGGGCAAAAAGCAGAACAAGAAGCCCAACAATCTTGACCAGTCTCAGAAGAAGCCCAACAACCCGGATAAAAATTTGAAG CAGAAAGGAGGCAACCCACCGTCACACGAGGCATTGAGCGACGAATGGCTAGAAAATGGTCAGTGTCCACTTGCCAGGTCTTATCGGGCAATGAGTGGTGTTTTGCCCCTTGTTGCCAAGGCCTTACAGCCACCGGCTGGTATGAAGATCAAGTGCCCGCCTGCTATTGTTGCTGCTCGGGCAGCCCTTGCACGCACAGCTCTTGTGAAGTCCCTCCGTCCCCAGCCCCTGCCTGCAAAGATGGTAGCCATCGCAATGCTCGGAATGGCAGCAAACATCCCTCTAGGGGTGTGGCGTGAGCACACCAAGAAATTCTCCCCTCAGTGGTTTGCAGCCGTCCATGCTGCCGTTCCATTCATCGCAATGCTGAGGAAGTCTGTCAACATGCCCAGGACCGCGATGGCATTCACCATAGCAGCCTCCATCGTCGGCCAGACTATCGGGTCGAGGGCCGAGCGCATCCGCCTGAAGGCTCTGGCTGCAAAGAGCACCGCCGATCCCACCGCCACAAACACCACTATGTATCCGAACAAGAACGGCAACTGCAGCGATGCTGAGGGCAAGGCATGGGATCCTCTCGCGCTGAAGATGGCTGGCTCTGCTTCTACCGGCGCTCCGGCACCAACGCCTAGCATGTGCTTCTAA
- the LOC100842580 gene encoding cyclin-dependent kinase F-4 isoform X2, with the protein MPRGTQVSSPFASGILAFSERIWSAPSMQVPPYPTSHCSSKFLAGDFVFTETSLSSPLSIAPEDHASFCDYLAWYNVITEVGDGTFGSVWRAINKENGEVVAIKKMKKKYYSWDECINLREVKSLRKMNHPNIVKLKEVIREHDMLFFVFEYMECNLYQLMKNKGKPFSETEIRNWCFQIFQALSHMHQRGYFHRDLKPENLLVTKEVIKVADFGLAREISSEPPYTEYVSTRWYRAPEVLLQASVYSSAVDMWAMGAIIAELFSLRPLFPGSSEADEIYKICSILGTPNPRTWAEGLQLAASINFQFPQLESIHLSEVVPSASEDAVNLISWLCSWDPRRRPTAVEVLQHPFFQPCFYIPPSLRFRSTGYATTPPSAGARGALDLKNTRRYPAGTLSNEKPTVNYSYMSTTNTPARAAGVQRKLELDHQVKVESNHKLMKENAMNQPWSRPPPPAVRSNGNYLTKDQSPRAPDIAEKLSQLTMASNRTPVLSSDRFADMKARAHGDTARRPLPLGSRAWRAPTDPFRRTYEMPGERALLQRKLVS; encoded by the exons ATGCCGAGAGGCACCCAG GTTTCATCACCGTTTGCCTCTGGGATTCTAGCATTCTCAGAAAGGATATGGAGTGCACCCTCTATGCAAGTTCCCCCGTATCCCACATCTCACTGCTCGAGCAAGTTCTTGGCTGGAGATTTTGTCTTTACGGAGACTTCCTTGTCATCTCCTTTGTCAATTGCACCTGAAGACCACGCCTCATTCTGTGACTATCTTGCCTG GTATAACGTTATTACGGAAGTTGGCGACGGTACATTTGGGAGTGTCTGGCGTGCAATCAATAAAGAAAACGGTGAAGTG GTTGCGatcaagaaaatgaagaaaaaatattattcTTGGGATGAGTGCATCAATCTCCGTGAAGTGAAG TCCTTACGAAAGATGAACCATCCAAACATTGTGAAGCTCAAGGAAGTCATAAGAGAGCATGACATGCTATTCTTTGTTTTTGAATACATG GAATGCAATCtctaccagctgatgaagaataAGGGGAAGCCCTTTTCGGAGACTGAAATCCGGAACTGGTGCTTTCAAATATTTCAAGCTTTGAGCCACATGCATCAACGAGGATATTTTCACCGCGACCTTAAGCCTG AGAATTTGCTAGTTACAAAGGAGGTCATCAAGGTAGCCGACTTTGGGCTTGCTCGTGAGATTTCTTCGGAGCCACCGTACACAGAATATGTGTCAACTCGCTG GTATCGTGCCCCTGAAGTTCTGCTTCAAGCTTCTGTTTACAGCTCAGCAGTTG ACATGTGGGCGATGGGTGCCATTATTGCTGAGCTTTTTTCATTACGACCTCTTTTCCCCGGCTCAAG TGAAGCAGACGAGATTTACAAAATCTGCAGCATTCTTGGAACTCCAAATCCGCGTACTTGGGCTGAAGGACTGCAGCTTGCAGCATCTATCAATTTTCAATTTCCCCAG TTGGAAAGCATACATCTTTCGGAAGTGGTTCCCTCAGCAAGTGAAGATGCTGTCAACCTTATTTCG TGGCTTTGCTCATGGGACCCACGGAGGAGACCAACGGCCGTTGAGGTTTTGCAACATCCCTTCTTTCAG CCATGCTTCTATATCCCCCCTTCACTTCGGTTCAGATCAACCGGATATGCGACAACACCCCCATCAG CTGGTGCTAGAGGAGCTTTGGATCTGAAGAATACTAGGAGATATCCTGCGGGGACTTTATCCAATGAGAAACCGACAGTTAATTACTCGTACATGAGCACTACTAACACTCCAGCAAGAGCAG CTGGTGTGCAAAGGAAACTAGAGTTAGATCATCAGGTAAAAGTAGAGAGCAACCACAAACTGATGAAGGAAAACGCTATGAACCAGCCTTGGTCCAGACCACCCCCACCAGCAGTACGGAGCAATG GAAACTACCTCACCAAGGACCAGAGCCCTCGCGCACCTGACATAGCCGAGAAACTGTCTCAGCTGACAATGGCCTCCAACCGGACACCAGTCTTGTCTTCCGACAGGTTTGCAGACATGAAGGCGAGAGCCCACGGTGACACGGCGAGGCGGCCCTTGCCTTTGGGATCCAGGGCATGGCGTGCCCCAACCGATCCCTTCCGGCGCACATACGAGATGCCAGGCGAGAGGGCTCTCCTCCAAAGGAAGCTCGTCAGCTGA
- the LOC100842580 gene encoding cyclin-dependent kinase F-4 isoform X1, with protein MERYNVITEVGDGTFGSVWRAINKENGEVVAIKKMKKKYYSWDECINLREVKSLRKMNHPNIVKLKEVIREHDMLFFVFEYMECNLYQLMKNKGKPFSETEIRNWCFQIFQALSHMHQRGYFHRDLKPENLLVTKEVIKVADFGLAREISSEPPYTEYVSTRWYRAPEVLLQASVYSSAVDMWAMGAIIAELFSLRPLFPGSSEADEIYKICSILGTPNPRTWAEGLQLAASINFQFPQLESIHLSEVVPSASEDAVNLISWLCSWDPRRRPTAVEVLQHPFFQPCFYIPPSLRFRSTGYATTPPSAGARGALDLKNTRRYPAGTLSNEKPTVNYSYMSTTNTPARAAGVQRKLELDHQVKVESNHKLMKENAMNQPWSRPPPPAVRSNGNYLTKDQSPRAPDIAEKLSQLTMASNRTPVLSSDRFADMKARAHGDTARRPLPLGSRAWRAPTDPFRRTYEMPGERALLQRKLVS; from the exons ATGGAGAG GTATAACGTTATTACGGAAGTTGGCGACGGTACATTTGGGAGTGTCTGGCGTGCAATCAATAAAGAAAACGGTGAAGTG GTTGCGatcaagaaaatgaagaaaaaatattattcTTGGGATGAGTGCATCAATCTCCGTGAAGTGAAG TCCTTACGAAAGATGAACCATCCAAACATTGTGAAGCTCAAGGAAGTCATAAGAGAGCATGACATGCTATTCTTTGTTTTTGAATACATG GAATGCAATCtctaccagctgatgaagaataAGGGGAAGCCCTTTTCGGAGACTGAAATCCGGAACTGGTGCTTTCAAATATTTCAAGCTTTGAGCCACATGCATCAACGAGGATATTTTCACCGCGACCTTAAGCCTG AGAATTTGCTAGTTACAAAGGAGGTCATCAAGGTAGCCGACTTTGGGCTTGCTCGTGAGATTTCTTCGGAGCCACCGTACACAGAATATGTGTCAACTCGCTG GTATCGTGCCCCTGAAGTTCTGCTTCAAGCTTCTGTTTACAGCTCAGCAGTTG ACATGTGGGCGATGGGTGCCATTATTGCTGAGCTTTTTTCATTACGACCTCTTTTCCCCGGCTCAAG TGAAGCAGACGAGATTTACAAAATCTGCAGCATTCTTGGAACTCCAAATCCGCGTACTTGGGCTGAAGGACTGCAGCTTGCAGCATCTATCAATTTTCAATTTCCCCAG TTGGAAAGCATACATCTTTCGGAAGTGGTTCCCTCAGCAAGTGAAGATGCTGTCAACCTTATTTCG TGGCTTTGCTCATGGGACCCACGGAGGAGACCAACGGCCGTTGAGGTTTTGCAACATCCCTTCTTTCAG CCATGCTTCTATATCCCCCCTTCACTTCGGTTCAGATCAACCGGATATGCGACAACACCCCCATCAG CTGGTGCTAGAGGAGCTTTGGATCTGAAGAATACTAGGAGATATCCTGCGGGGACTTTATCCAATGAGAAACCGACAGTTAATTACTCGTACATGAGCACTACTAACACTCCAGCAAGAGCAG CTGGTGTGCAAAGGAAACTAGAGTTAGATCATCAGGTAAAAGTAGAGAGCAACCACAAACTGATGAAGGAAAACGCTATGAACCAGCCTTGGTCCAGACCACCCCCACCAGCAGTACGGAGCAATG GAAACTACCTCACCAAGGACCAGAGCCCTCGCGCACCTGACATAGCCGAGAAACTGTCTCAGCTGACAATGGCCTCCAACCGGACACCAGTCTTGTCTTCCGACAGGTTTGCAGACATGAAGGCGAGAGCCCACGGTGACACGGCGAGGCGGCCCTTGCCTTTGGGATCCAGGGCATGGCGTGCCCCAACCGATCCCTTCCGGCGCACATACGAGATGCCAGGCGAGAGGGCTCTCCTCCAAAGGAAGCTCGTCAGCTGA